The Euzebya sp. genome includes a window with the following:
- a CDS encoding VOC family protein: MDITIHTTFLPHSDPEASLAFYRDTLGFEVRKDVGYEGMRWITVGPPGQPGTSIVLHPPAADPGITDDERRTITEMMAKGTYASIMLATKDLDGTFDRLQAGGAEIMQEPIDQDWGARDCAVRDPAGSTVRIQQVD, from the coding sequence GACCCGGAGGCCTCGCTGGCCTTCTACCGCGACACGCTCGGCTTCGAGGTCCGCAAGGACGTCGGCTACGAGGGCATGCGCTGGATCACCGTCGGCCCTCCGGGTCAGCCGGGCACCTCCATCGTCCTGCACCCGCCGGCGGCCGATCCCGGCATCACCGACGACGAGCGCCGGACCATCACCGAGATGATGGCCAAGGGCACCTACGCCTCGATCATGCTGGCCACGAAGGACCTCGACGGGACCTTCGATCGCCTGCAGGCCGGCGGCGCGGAGATCATGCAGGAGCCGATCGACCAGGACTGGGGCGCCCGCGACTGCGCCGTGCGCGATCCCGCGGGCAGCACCGTCCGCATCCAGCAGGTCGACTGA